In one window of Eggerthella guodeyinii DNA:
- a CDS encoding helix-turn-helix transcriptional regulator has translation MGNRTALKDAWSNAVTRANVTLAVGFGCAVSWSPTLLTAATPDNVMNALVNKPPHGACMPSLVAAVLACLVLFLGGRRLFAVLERTVRPLALGVAMALMGAVFVLPLVTRNSVTVTGDVVIAVAGALSVVLYLFWMQLFGRLSVQSMFLTLFLSQVLTCAINAIISIANIYTVIATSIALPLVSTVCLRAGQRERADGRPPSAAPAPREGCGASVRMLVKLAAIVFAWGVIDHLFRSEFDAFMRTQVTSSPFAVAYHAAAFVVVVAAVAFAYALLAYRERFQFGHLYRMIFLLGLASILLLPIVLAGQAAIAGYTCSVIMYQLVFLLIWVIAASAFRDRSAYAPGFFGLVYGFWSLGSFGGALFSSVFVQHLTMDNVHLIVFAAVLAVAVGYAVVFTEADANALVQIVPFKHKTPFKAKCLSVAQTYQLSPRETEIALLIAQGRDSAHIEKKLFLSRSTVQTHRMHLYQKLDIHNRQELLDIIEAAEAVGASSAR, from the coding sequence ATGGGGAATCGCACTGCTCTGAAAGACGCGTGGTCGAACGCGGTCACGCGCGCCAACGTGACGCTCGCCGTGGGGTTCGGCTGCGCGGTGTCGTGGTCGCCCACGCTGCTCACGGCGGCGACGCCGGACAACGTGATGAACGCGCTCGTGAACAAGCCGCCGCACGGCGCCTGCATGCCGTCGCTCGTGGCGGCCGTGCTGGCGTGCCTCGTGCTGTTCCTGGGCGGCCGGCGCCTGTTCGCGGTGCTCGAACGCACGGTGAGACCGCTTGCGCTCGGCGTGGCCATGGCGCTCATGGGCGCGGTGTTCGTGCTGCCGCTCGTCACGCGGAACTCCGTCACGGTGACGGGCGACGTGGTCATCGCGGTGGCGGGCGCGCTGTCGGTGGTGCTCTACCTGTTCTGGATGCAGCTGTTCGGCAGGCTCTCGGTGCAGAGCATGTTCCTCACGCTGTTCCTTTCGCAAGTGCTGACCTGCGCCATCAACGCCATCATCTCGATCGCGAACATCTACACGGTCATCGCGACCTCCATCGCGCTGCCGCTCGTGTCGACGGTCTGCCTGCGGGCCGGGCAGCGCGAGCGTGCGGACGGGCGGCCGCCGAGCGCGGCCCCCGCCCCGCGTGAGGGCTGCGGCGCGTCGGTGCGGATGCTCGTGAAACTGGCGGCCATCGTGTTCGCGTGGGGCGTGATCGACCACCTGTTCCGCAGCGAGTTCGACGCGTTCATGCGCACGCAGGTGACGAGCTCGCCGTTCGCGGTGGCCTACCACGCCGCGGCGTTCGTCGTCGTGGTGGCGGCCGTCGCGTTCGCCTACGCGCTGCTGGCGTACCGCGAACGCTTCCAGTTCGGGCATCTGTACCGCATGATATTCCTCTTGGGGCTGGCCAGCATCCTCTTGCTGCCCATCGTGCTGGCGGGGCAGGCGGCTATCGCCGGCTACACGTGCAGCGTCATCATGTACCAGCTCGTGTTCCTGCTCATCTGGGTGATCGCCGCGTCGGCGTTCCGCGATCGCTCGGCGTACGCCCCCGGTTTCTTCGGGCTCGTGTACGGCTTCTGGTCGCTCGGGTCGTTCGGCGGCGCGCTGTTCAGCTCGGTGTTCGTGCAGCACCTCACCATGGACAACGTGCACCTCATCGTGTTCGCGGCCGTGCTCGCGGTGGCGGTGGGCTACGCGGTCGTGTTCACCGAGGCCGACGCGAACGCGCTCGTGCAGATCGTGCCGTTCAAGCACAAGACGCCCTTCAAGGCGAAGTGCCTCTCGGTGGCGCAGACGTACCAGCTTTCGCCGCGCGAGACGGAGATCGCCCTGCTCATCGCGCAGGGGCGCGATTCGGCGCACATCGAGAAGAAGCTGTTCCTGTCGCGCAGCACCGTGCAGACGCACCGCATGCACCTCTACCAGAAGCTCGACATCCACAACCGCCAGGAGCTCCTCGACATCATCGAGGCCGCCGAGGCCGTCGGCGCGTCGTCGGCGCGTTAG
- a CDS encoding c-type heme family protein gives MSFKRGIRFKFAVFIGAFIVALMAVDALWNVQLQQQQAENEAREKAEVLADEMHAMWDFIDINQNTINRTEDGAFRTKALVCVVTAKSVSTLFTMNTDYKIQYTSPTPRQAANAPDEFEQRAFEAFGADAALEAYYDVGYDAEGRRVFRYAEPLYVTETCLECHGEPVGELDQFGYEKEGMQVGDIGGAVSITEPMDIYADGMRTSVLQQVFMVLLVLVLACVGIYFAVSKLVLHPLDALGRAAKQIGAGDFSYQLEARTVGGPDELTEFADDFDKMARQLERLYTDLESEVRSQTDKLSALNDLLLYQKVELKKALDRLSEETAYKNEFFAIMSHELRTPLTSILAFARILRGVDSLDAKTRSAVEEIEANATLLLNMVNNILTISKAEAHKNELVVEPVDFVDLLGFIRKSLEPVAKNKGIALTAKTDADVPVSMADWEKLRRIVENLVDNAIKYTHVGGRVDVRATFDGACIVVSVADDGMGIDEADQEGIFERYRQAGQSPNRRYRGTGLGLAVVKELAELHGGSVSVASARKLGSTFTVRIPYVAVDTEEYDEEDPADR, from the coding sequence ATGTCGTTCAAACGAGGTATCCGCTTCAAGTTCGCGGTGTTCATCGGCGCCTTCATCGTGGCCCTCATGGCCGTCGACGCGCTGTGGAACGTCCAGCTGCAACAGCAGCAGGCCGAGAACGAGGCGCGCGAGAAGGCCGAGGTGCTGGCCGACGAGATGCACGCGATGTGGGACTTCATCGACATCAACCAGAACACCATCAACCGCACCGAGGACGGCGCCTTCCGCACGAAGGCCCTCGTGTGCGTGGTCACCGCCAAGTCGGTGAGCACGCTGTTCACCATGAACACCGACTACAAGATCCAGTACACGAGCCCCACCCCGCGCCAGGCGGCGAACGCGCCCGACGAGTTCGAGCAGCGGGCGTTCGAGGCCTTCGGCGCCGATGCGGCCCTCGAGGCGTACTACGACGTGGGCTACGACGCCGAGGGGCGGCGCGTGTTCCGCTACGCCGAGCCGCTGTACGTGACCGAGACGTGCCTCGAATGCCACGGCGAGCCCGTCGGCGAGCTCGACCAGTTCGGCTACGAGAAGGAGGGCATGCAGGTGGGCGACATCGGCGGCGCCGTGTCCATCACCGAGCCCATGGACATCTACGCCGACGGCATGCGCACGAGCGTGCTGCAGCAGGTGTTCATGGTGCTGCTCGTGCTCGTGCTGGCCTGCGTGGGCATCTACTTCGCCGTGAGCAAGCTCGTGCTGCACCCGCTCGACGCGCTCGGGCGCGCCGCGAAGCAGATCGGCGCGGGCGACTTCTCCTACCAGCTGGAGGCGCGCACCGTGGGCGGCCCCGACGAGCTCACCGAGTTCGCCGACGACTTCGACAAGATGGCCCGCCAGCTGGAACGGCTCTACACCGACCTCGAAAGCGAGGTGCGCAGCCAAACCGACAAGCTCTCGGCGCTCAACGACCTGCTGCTGTACCAGAAGGTCGAGCTCAAGAAGGCGCTCGACCGCCTCAGCGAGGAAACCGCCTACAAAAACGAGTTCTTCGCCATCATGAGCCACGAGCTGCGCACGCCGCTCACGTCCATCCTCGCGTTCGCGCGCATCCTGCGCGGGGTCGACTCGCTCGACGCCAAGACGCGCAGCGCCGTGGAGGAGATCGAGGCGAACGCCACGCTGCTGCTCAACATGGTGAACAACATCCTGACCATCTCGAAGGCCGAGGCGCACAAGAACGAGCTGGTGGTGGAGCCGGTCGACTTCGTGGACCTGCTGGGGTTCATCAGGAAGTCGCTCGAGCCCGTGGCGAAGAACAAGGGCATCGCCCTGACCGCGAAGACCGACGCCGACGTGCCCGTGTCGATGGCCGACTGGGAGAAGCTGCGGCGCATCGTCGAGAACCTCGTGGACAACGCCATCAAGTACACCCACGTCGGCGGTCGCGTGGACGTGCGCGCGACGTTCGACGGCGCCTGCATCGTCGTGTCCGTCGCCGACGACGGCATGGGCATCGACGAAGCCGACCAGGAGGGCATCTTCGAGCGCTACCGCCAGGCCGGCCAGTCGCCCAACCGCCGCTACCGCGGCACGGGCCTCGGCCTGGCCGTGGTGAAGGAGCTGGCCGAGCTGCACGGGGGCAGCGTGTCGGTGGCGTCGGCCCGCAAGCTCGGCAGCACGTTCACCGTGCGCATCCCCTACGTTGCCGTGGATACGGAGGAATACGATGAAGAAGATCCTGCTGATCGATGA
- a CDS encoding molybdopterin-containing oxidoreductase family protein: MRKSADQALPSLSRRTFVAAAATTGAAAALGLSGCSPKADTEAGAGADAEGAALDPYADAQVFYSTCPPECQHHNLKGYVVDGKLVKVESSELNDCAACARGISRSQMVNDPDRLTMPLLLDGEKGSGQFKEISWDEAFDLIEQKFKDAIATDGNKSICYVTGSGNFGAMHGPVANAFFGHLGGASTTVGSLCCAGTTAAIVPIYGKRFLDCRNQIENSTYVVVWGNNPAISKQGYFQRFEHVVENGGKLVVIDPIYTESAAKATDWLQPWPGTDAALGLAMLKVIVDERLYDEEFLLAHTCAPCLVDRATGEPVLKNADDPASFVVFDKKSGEVVPHDQSGIEAALTLDGTDAADAYQTEFELIVAEASAWDLAAAEEECGVPAADIERIAKEYAGAEHAMIVQNMGGFMRTENGTYATAVGAYLAAFCGQVGHVGDGVSDAGGMNEVATGNPLEVPKATEEVAAIPRFTFGEAVLNEDPVKVNVLWSMTGNPMTQWPNTGMVKKALEKIPFVVTVDQYLTSTALYSNLVLPCTGIFETEGVLANARSHWIQLMEKAVDGPGESKSDLEIFAELARRFGFGDAFDVPMKDLISNVLEPTGVTYDELVEKKAVDVVGKDYIPYKDGVFFTASKKAEFWVGAWKKEGFNPICSYARSEEDARNGDELAAKYPLFSVQRKTYRSVHSTFNNLEWMDEVCDRKPVVLLNEADAEARGIADGDAVVVFNDRGEHRGVAEVNDRIKAGVVGLQNGWWEQQGGSSSYVTNDKWKTLGGTHCCNQTLVDVKKEA; the protein is encoded by the coding sequence ATGAGGAAATCCGCGGATCAGGCACTGCCGTCGCTGTCGCGACGGACGTTCGTCGCGGCCGCCGCCACGACGGGCGCCGCCGCAGCGTTGGGGCTTTCCGGATGCAGCCCGAAGGCCGACACGGAGGCCGGCGCCGGCGCCGATGCCGAGGGTGCGGCGCTGGACCCCTACGCCGACGCGCAGGTGTTCTATTCCACCTGCCCGCCCGAGTGCCAGCACCACAACCTGAAAGGCTACGTGGTGGACGGCAAGCTGGTGAAGGTGGAGTCGTCCGAGCTGAACGACTGCGCGGCCTGCGCGCGCGGCATCAGCCGCTCGCAGATGGTGAACGACCCCGACCGCCTGACCATGCCGCTTCTGCTGGACGGCGAGAAGGGCAGCGGCCAGTTCAAGGAGATCAGCTGGGACGAGGCGTTCGACCTCATCGAGCAGAAGTTCAAGGACGCCATCGCGACCGACGGCAACAAGTCCATCTGCTACGTCACCGGCTCCGGCAACTTCGGCGCCATGCACGGCCCGGTGGCCAACGCGTTCTTCGGGCACCTGGGCGGCGCGTCGACCACGGTGGGCTCGCTGTGCTGCGCGGGCACCACGGCGGCCATCGTGCCCATCTACGGCAAGCGCTTCCTCGACTGCCGCAACCAGATCGAGAACAGCACCTACGTCGTGGTGTGGGGCAACAACCCCGCCATCTCGAAGCAGGGCTACTTCCAGCGCTTCGAGCACGTGGTGGAGAACGGCGGCAAGCTCGTGGTGATCGACCCCATCTACACGGAGTCGGCCGCCAAGGCCACCGACTGGCTGCAGCCCTGGCCCGGCACCGACGCGGCGCTCGGACTGGCTATGCTCAAGGTCATCGTGGACGAGCGGCTCTACGACGAGGAGTTCCTGCTCGCGCACACGTGCGCGCCGTGCCTCGTGGACCGTGCGACGGGCGAGCCCGTGCTGAAGAACGCCGACGACCCCGCGTCGTTCGTCGTGTTCGACAAGAAGAGCGGCGAGGTGGTGCCGCACGACCAGAGCGGCATCGAGGCGGCCCTCACGCTGGACGGCACCGACGCGGCCGACGCCTACCAAACCGAGTTCGAGCTGATCGTGGCCGAGGCGTCCGCGTGGGATCTCGCGGCGGCCGAGGAGGAGTGCGGCGTTCCCGCGGCGGACATCGAGCGCATCGCGAAGGAGTACGCGGGCGCCGAGCACGCGATGATCGTGCAGAACATGGGCGGCTTCATGCGCACCGAGAACGGCACGTACGCCACGGCCGTGGGCGCGTACCTGGCGGCGTTCTGCGGCCAGGTGGGGCACGTCGGCGACGGCGTGAGCGACGCGGGCGGCATGAACGAGGTGGCCACGGGCAACCCGCTCGAGGTGCCGAAGGCCACCGAGGAGGTGGCGGCCATCCCGCGCTTCACGTTCGGCGAGGCCGTCCTGAACGAGGATCCCGTGAAGGTGAACGTGCTGTGGTCGATGACGGGCAACCCCATGACGCAGTGGCCCAACACGGGCATGGTGAAGAAGGCGCTCGAGAAGATCCCGTTCGTGGTGACGGTGGACCAGTACCTCACGTCCACGGCGCTGTACTCAAACCTCGTGCTGCCGTGCACCGGCATCTTCGAGACCGAGGGCGTGCTGGCCAACGCGCGCAGCCATTGGATCCAGCTCATGGAGAAGGCGGTGGACGGCCCGGGCGAGTCGAAGAGCGACCTCGAGATCTTCGCCGAGCTGGCCCGCCGCTTCGGCTTCGGCGACGCGTTCGACGTGCCCATGAAGGACCTCATCTCCAACGTGCTGGAGCCCACGGGCGTCACCTACGACGAGCTCGTGGAGAAGAAGGCCGTCGACGTGGTGGGCAAGGATTACATCCCCTACAAGGACGGCGTGTTCTTCACCGCGTCGAAGAAAGCCGAGTTCTGGGTGGGCGCCTGGAAGAAGGAGGGTTTCAACCCCATCTGCAGCTACGCCCGCTCCGAGGAAGACGCGCGCAACGGCGATGAGCTGGCGGCGAAGTACCCGCTGTTCAGCGTGCAGCGCAAGACGTACCGCAGCGTGCACTCCACGTTCAACAACCTGGAGTGGATGGACGAGGTGTGCGACCGGAAGCCGGTCGTCCTGCTGAACGAGGCGGACGCCGAGGCGCGCGGCATCGCCG
- a CDS encoding response regulator transcription factor: MKKILLIDDENSIARLVGSMAGDAGYAFAYAEDGAEGLVAAEREAPDLVIMDVMMPRMDGFTTCRLMRERGITCPVIFLSAKGDIVDKGVGFQAGGDDYMVKPFDPRELLMHIEAHLRRASMAAAPVAPRGDILHAGRFVLDRGQFRVTKDGERLSLTPKEFKIFFALASSPGLVLSKEQLVEAAWGKEFVGETSSITVFIKKLREKVEDDPSDPRVIQTVWGIGYRFEPEGREG, translated from the coding sequence ATGAAGAAGATCCTGCTGATCGATGACGAGAACAGCATCGCGCGCCTCGTGGGCAGCATGGCGGGCGACGCGGGCTACGCGTTCGCCTACGCCGAAGACGGCGCGGAGGGCCTCGTCGCCGCCGAGCGGGAGGCGCCCGACCTCGTCATCATGGACGTGATGATGCCCCGGATGGACGGCTTCACCACCTGCCGCCTCATGCGCGAGCGCGGCATCACCTGCCCCGTCATCTTCCTCTCCGCGAAGGGCGACATCGTGGACAAGGGCGTGGGCTTCCAGGCCGGCGGCGACGACTACATGGTGAAGCCGTTCGATCCGCGCGAGCTGCTCATGCACATCGAGGCCCACCTGCGCCGCGCGAGCATGGCGGCCGCGCCCGTCGCGCCGCGCGGCGACATCCTGCACGCGGGGCGCTTCGTGCTCGACCGCGGACAGTTCCGCGTCACGAAGGACGGCGAGCGCCTGTCGCTCACGCCCAAGGAGTTCAAGATATTCTTCGCGCTGGCCTCGAGCCCCGGCCTCGTGCTGTCGAAGGAGCAGCTCGTGGAGGCGGCCTGGGGCAAGGAGTTCGTCGGCGAGACGTCGAGCATCACCGTGTTCATCAAAAAGCTGCGCGAGAAGGTGGAGGACGACCCGTCCGACCCGCGCGTCATCCAGACCGTCTGGGGCATCGGCTACCGCTTCGAGCCCGAAGGCCGCGAGGGCTAG